A single region of the Raphanus sativus cultivar WK10039 chromosome 1, ASM80110v3, whole genome shotgun sequence genome encodes:
- the LOC108856847 gene encoding glycolipid transfer protein 2 isoform X2, whose product MKRKRYEMEKKKTELQTAIEELSLVTITKPVDNTETTHIPLRPLLSFCNLIIQVLDRIGPTMAVLRQDIDQNIQRLEKLYETDHCGYSNLVEILNKERNEGTHKMVTSCSRALLWLTRLLSKEMSSKMEELVEECYMATLKPHHGWIASAAFKVCLKIVPDNKTFMDAIGARDQSYETLREEIDTLSSLLTPILKEISIVLEQYGLNRLKSM is encoded by the exons atgaagagaaagagatacgagatggagaagaagaagacagagcTTCAAACCGCTATAGAAGAGCTATCTCTCGTCACAATAACTAAACCTGTAGATAATACTGAAACCACACATATACCCTTGAgacctcttctctccttctgcAACTTAATCATCCAAGTTCTTG ATAGGATAGGACCGACAATGGCTGTTCTCAGACAAGACATCGATCAAAATATTCAG AGATTAGAGAAGCTTTATGAAACAGATCATTGTGGTTACTCCAACTTGGTGGAGATTCTGAACAAAGAAAGGAACGAGGGGACACATAAGATGGTTACCAGTTGCAGTAGAGCCCTTCTTTGGCTCACTAG ATTGTTGTCCAAAGAGATGTCGTCAAAAATGGAAGAACTTGTAGAAGAATGCTACATGGCCACTTTAAAACCACACCATGGGTGGATCGCCTCTGCAGCTTTCAAA GTGTGCTTAAAGATAGTGCCTGACAATAAAACTTTTATGGACGCGATCGGTGCAAGAGACCAGAGCTATGAGACCCTTAGAGAAGAAATTGATACATTAAGCTCATTGTTGACACCTATTCTCAAAGAAATCTCCATTGTTCTG gaaCAATACGGGTTGAACAGATTAAAATCGATGTAA
- the LOC108856847 gene encoding glycolipid transfer protein 2 isoform X1 translates to MKRKRYEMEKKKTELQTAIEELSLVTITKPVDNTETTHIPLRPLLSFCNLIIQVLDRIGPTMAVLRQDIDQNIQRLEKLYETDHCGYSNLVEILNKERNEGTHKMVTSCSRALLWLTRTMDFSVALLRLLSKEMSSKMEELVEECYMATLKPHHGWIASAAFKVCLKIVPDNKTFMDAIGARDQSYETLREEIDTLSSLLTPILKEISIVLEQYGLNRLKSM, encoded by the exons atgaagagaaagagatacgagatggagaagaagaagacagagcTTCAAACCGCTATAGAAGAGCTATCTCTCGTCACAATAACTAAACCTGTAGATAATACTGAAACCACACATATACCCTTGAgacctcttctctccttctgcAACTTAATCATCCAAGTTCTTG ATAGGATAGGACCGACAATGGCTGTTCTCAGACAAGACATCGATCAAAATATTCAG AGATTAGAGAAGCTTTATGAAACAGATCATTGTGGTTACTCCAACTTGGTGGAGATTCTGAACAAAGAAAGGAACGAGGGGACACATAAGATGGTTACCAGTTGCAGTAGAGCCCTTCTTTGGCTCACTAG GACAATGGATTTTTCTGTGGCTTTATTAAGATTGTTGTCCAAAGAGATGTCGTCAAAAATGGAAGAACTTGTAGAAGAATGCTACATGGCCACTTTAAAACCACACCATGGGTGGATCGCCTCTGCAGCTTTCAAA GTGTGCTTAAAGATAGTGCCTGACAATAAAACTTTTATGGACGCGATCGGTGCAAGAGACCAGAGCTATGAGACCCTTAGAGAAGAAATTGATACATTAAGCTCATTGTTGACACCTATTCTCAAAGAAATCTCCATTGTTCTG gaaCAATACGGGTTGAACAGATTAAAATCGATGTAA
- the LOC108808967 gene encoding uncharacterized protein C57A10.07, which produces MNTYPNKASSYYAYQRGNDFDLESGSVRKSSRKPKRMFGNRIHHLFKLHPILVSILLVSFGITVLIFVSSIYESQFRPAVAYKKNDLDNDDVYPFANLKNLVMVAGHSVYTSSNCGKIDEEESWFLESYQKHPGQAATFLSHIEEGVEAAGRDDEALLLFSGGETRKEAGPRSEAQSYWAVAESKGWFGKDDVRSRALTEEHARDSFENLLFSVCRFRELTGSYPHNITVVSYDFKEERFAHLHRSAMGFPESRFKYLGTPASLESKEGALKGEAMVRAQFQEDPYGCVGSLWRKKLKRDPFHRTIPYPNGCPEIRGLFRYCGSAPFPGSLPWD; this is translated from the exons ATGAATACATATCCCAACAAGGCATCATCGTACTATGCTTACCAAAGAGGTAACGATTTTGATCTAGAGTCAGGTTCCGTCAGAAAATCCAGTAGAAAGCCCAAGAGAATGTTCGGAAACCGCATCCACCACTTGTTCAAACTCCACCCGATCCTCGTCTCCATCCTCCTCGTCTCTTTCGGGATCACGGTTCTGATCTTCGTATCGTCGATATACGAGAGCCAGTTTCGTCCGGCTGTTGCTTACAAGAAGAACGATCTGGATAACGACGATGTGTATCCGTTTGCGAATCTAAAGAACCTCGTGATGGTTGCTGGACATTCTGTTTACACGAGCAGTAACTGCGGCAAGATCGATGAAGAGGAGTCGTGGTTCTTGGAGTCTTATCAGAAGCATCCGGGCCAGGCCGCGACGTTTTTGAGTCATATAGAGGAAGGTGTTGAGGCTGCGGGGAGAGATGATGAGGCTTTGCTTCTGTTCAGTGGAGGAGAGACTCGTAAAGAAGCTGGGCCCCGCAGTGAAGCTCAGAGTTATTGGGCTGTCGCTGAGTCTAAAGGATGGTTCG GGAAAGATGATGTGAGGTCAAGGGCATTGACGGAAGAGCATGCGAGAGACAGCTTTGAGAACCTTCTCTTTAGTGTTTGTAGATTCAGAGAGCTCACTGGCTCTTACCCACACAACATAACA GTAGTGAGCTATGATTTTAAGGAGGAGAGATTTGCGCATTTACATCGGTCAGCAATGGGGTTTCCGGAATCAAGATTCAAATACTTGGGAACGCCAGCCTCGCTCGAGTCCAAAGAAGGCGCTCTGAAAGGGGAGGCTATGGTGAGAGCTCAGTTTCAAGAAGATCCGTACGGATGCGTTGGTTCGCTTTGGCGTAAGAAGCTGAAGCGTGACCCTTTCCACAGGACTATACCTTACCCTAATGGATGCCCTGAGATTAGAGGATTGTTCAGGTACTGTGGTTCA